A window from Corynebacterium urealyticum DSM 7109 encodes these proteins:
- a CDS encoding YhgE/Pip domain-containing protein — protein sequence MSKIREILHHDLRSARKNVITMIVLFGLTVVPLVFTVFNVLASWNPFDNTDELKIAVSSEDEGHDTDLAQVNLNLGEQVLAQLSLNKQIDWIITTKEDALDGTRSGEYYASIVLPPSFSKDLMTFYIAGTEPTELTMYTNQKKNSLAPMITEQAATGAIDQINESFSEVVNNVGLGLVKDLNKVLTEGDTKAVLDRMEASVDGVSRQLRQGSNSVSSLSSLVESTIPLAQSAERITDSAGAQMDALDLSGTGGSGGSGGASGASDEALANLGRTFADAASSLSESLQATSDSYNAVGNSIDRVFGRANSSPETSANALDRMADRFDAQLGGLNDLRNTLETRVAPALPITAKPAYHGVLNNIDESIARATELRDTFRRSAKDLRSGKTSMEQARKDSKSAIAKAVEAVDKARNSYANDLQPQLAKLGESVQQLSQSVQGVKADVARAKGTLGDASLADSLGSMQAATAELSKKLNQRADDADKLAREIKRAGETGDLSRLARMIGNDPSLLAQHMANPTAVKREPLNEVNSFGTGMTPLYGALALWVGALITSVVVHTRISERGEETEEALDPERYSRAQAYLGRFGIFALIGTVQSLLMAAGLIFFVGIEPAHPFLFTLACWLSSMVFMLVVYTLVISFGNAGKALGVLLLVFQVSGAGGAYPLELLPGWFQSMSPFLPATYAIRAFRASIAGIYQGDYWLDILGLLVFVLPVLLLGLVLRKGLDGYNRRMDEGIAESKVLA from the coding sequence ATGAGCAAGATCCGCGAAATCCTGCACCATGACCTGCGGTCTGCCCGCAAGAACGTCATCACCATGATCGTGCTTTTCGGGCTCACCGTGGTTCCGCTGGTCTTCACCGTGTTCAACGTGCTCGCCAGCTGGAACCCCTTCGATAACACCGACGAGCTCAAGATCGCTGTGAGCAGCGAGGACGAGGGCCACGACACCGATCTCGCGCAGGTGAATCTTAACCTGGGCGAGCAGGTGCTGGCCCAGCTCAGTCTGAATAAGCAGATCGACTGGATCATCACCACCAAGGAGGACGCCCTCGATGGCACCCGCTCCGGCGAGTACTACGCCAGCATCGTGCTGCCGCCGAGCTTCTCCAAGGACCTGATGACCTTCTACATCGCCGGCACCGAGCCCACGGAGCTGACGATGTACACGAACCAGAAGAAGAACTCACTGGCCCCGATGATCACGGAGCAAGCAGCTACCGGCGCGATCGACCAGATCAACGAGTCCTTCTCCGAGGTCGTCAACAACGTCGGCCTGGGGCTGGTCAAGGACCTGAACAAGGTCCTCACGGAAGGGGACACGAAGGCTGTTCTCGACCGCATGGAAGCCAGCGTCGACGGGGTATCCCGCCAGCTGCGGCAGGGCAGCAACTCCGTGTCCTCGCTGTCCTCCCTGGTGGAGTCCACGATCCCGCTCGCCCAAAGTGCCGAGCGCATCACGGACTCCGCTGGGGCCCAGATGGATGCCCTCGACCTGAGCGGAACTGGCGGCTCCGGTGGCTCTGGCGGAGCTTCCGGCGCGAGCGACGAGGCGCTGGCCAACCTGGGCCGGACCTTCGCCGACGCGGCGTCGTCCCTGAGCGAGTCCCTCCAGGCCACCAGCGACAGCTACAACGCGGTGGGCAACAGTATCGACCGCGTCTTCGGGCGCGCGAACAGCAGCCCGGAGACCTCCGCGAACGCACTGGACCGGATGGCTGACCGCTTCGACGCGCAGCTGGGCGGGCTGAATGACCTGCGCAACACGCTGGAGACCCGCGTGGCCCCAGCACTGCCGATCACCGCGAAGCCCGCGTACCACGGGGTACTGAACAACATCGACGAATCTATCGCGCGGGCCACCGAGCTGCGGGACACCTTCCGCCGGTCCGCCAAGGACCTGCGCTCCGGGAAGACGTCCATGGAGCAGGCGCGGAAGGACAGTAAATCCGCGATCGCGAAGGCTGTCGAGGCCGTCGATAAGGCCAGGAACAGCTACGCAAACGACCTGCAGCCCCAGCTGGCAAAGCTGGGTGAGTCCGTGCAGCAGCTCAGCCAGAGCGTGCAGGGCGTGAAGGCGGATGTGGCGCGCGCGAAGGGCACGCTGGGGGACGCGTCGCTCGCGGACTCTTTGGGATCGATGCAGGCAGCCACCGCGGAGCTGTCCAAGAAGCTGAACCAGCGCGCGGATGATGCCGACAAGCTGGCCCGGGAGATCAAGCGGGCCGGCGAGACCGGCGATCTTTCCCGCCTGGCGCGGATGATCGGCAATGACCCGAGCCTGCTGGCGCAGCACATGGCCAACCCCACGGCGGTGAAGCGCGAACCGCTGAACGAGGTGAATAGCTTCGGCACGGGCATGACCCCGCTGTACGGCGCACTGGCGCTGTGGGTCGGCGCGCTGATCACCTCAGTCGTGGTGCACACGCGCATTTCCGAGCGCGGGGAAGAGACCGAGGAGGCGCTGGATCCGGAGCGCTACAGCCGCGCGCAGGCCTACCTGGGCCGGTTTGGGATCTTCGCGTTGATCGGCACGGTACAGAGCCTGCTGATGGCAGCTGGGTTGATCTTCTTCGTTGGCATCGAGCCCGCGCACCCGTTCCTATTCACGCTGGCCTGCTGGCTGAGCTCCATGGTGTTCATGCTCGTGGTGTACACGCTGGTGATCTCCTTCGGTAACGCGGGTAAGGCGCTGGGCGTGCTGCTGCTGGTGTTCCAGGTCTCGGGCGCGGGTGGCGCATATCCGCTGGAGCTGCTGCCGGGCTGGTTCCAGTCCATGAGCCCGTTCCTGCCGGCGACGTATGCGATCCGGGCGTTCCGCGCCTCCATCGCGGGGATCTACCAGGGCGATTACTGGCTGGACATCCTGGGCTTGCTGGTGTTTGTCCTGCCGGTGCTGCTGCTGGGGCTGGTGCTGCGAAAGGGGCTGGACGGCTACAACCGGCGCATGGACGAGGGCATCGCGGAATCGAAGGTCCTGGCCTAG
- a CDS encoding histidinol-phosphate transaminase, producing the protein MVRSDLSKLPAYVPGKALPDALRLASNETAAAPLPAVQEAVANAAAGLNRYPDMGVAALRGELATWLSRTPGAPELTAENIAVGNGSSALCLQSIQATCQDGDEVVFPWRSFEAYPILTQIAGARPVAVPLSSDFCIDLDAMLAAITERTRLIFVCNPNNPTGTVVPQAQLAEFVAQVPEHVQVVLDEAYIEYDRSGLAGDAGTKGAGVPASVNGLALMAQFPNVAVCRTFSKAYGLAGVRLGYLAGSEEFVEALLKVAIPFGVNALAQVAGLESIGEEAQQQLQQRVAETVAQRERVTESLPEELQVPSQANFVWLPVGEKAEALEAAMKEEGILTRCFAGEGVRITVTDETETEELIPALRRALAQL; encoded by the coding sequence ATGGTACGTTCCGATCTCTCCAAACTTCCCGCATACGTTCCCGGAAAGGCGCTGCCGGATGCGCTGCGGCTGGCTTCCAATGAGACGGCCGCAGCACCCCTGCCCGCCGTCCAGGAAGCGGTGGCGAATGCTGCGGCGGGACTGAACCGATACCCGGACATGGGGGTCGCAGCCCTGCGTGGCGAGCTCGCTACCTGGCTGTCCCGCACGCCGGGTGCGCCGGAGCTGACGGCGGAGAACATCGCGGTCGGTAACGGGTCGAGCGCGCTGTGCCTGCAGTCCATTCAGGCCACCTGCCAGGACGGCGACGAGGTCGTGTTCCCGTGGCGCAGCTTCGAGGCCTACCCGATCCTCACGCAGATCGCCGGTGCGCGGCCGGTCGCGGTGCCGCTGAGCAGTGATTTTTGCATCGATTTGGACGCCATGCTCGCCGCGATCACAGAGCGCACGCGACTGATCTTCGTGTGCAATCCGAATAACCCCACCGGCACGGTGGTGCCGCAGGCTCAGCTGGCCGAGTTTGTGGCTCAGGTGCCGGAGCACGTCCAGGTGGTGCTGGACGAGGCCTATATCGAATACGACCGCTCCGGGCTGGCCGGGGATGCGGGCACCAAGGGGGCCGGGGTGCCGGCCAGCGTGAACGGGCTGGCGCTGATGGCGCAATTCCCGAATGTGGCGGTGTGCCGCACCTTCTCCAAGGCCTATGGCCTCGCAGGTGTGCGCCTGGGCTACCTGGCGGGCTCCGAGGAGTTCGTCGAAGCACTGCTCAAGGTCGCGATCCCCTTCGGCGTCAACGCGCTGGCCCAGGTCGCGGGCCTGGAAAGCATCGGCGAGGAAGCGCAGCAGCAGCTGCAGCAGCGCGTGGCGGAGACGGTCGCCCAGCGTGAGCGCGTGACCGAATCGCTGCCCGAGGAACTCCAGGTGCCTTCACAGGCGAACTTCGTGTGGCTGCCCGTCGGCGAGAAGGCCGAAGCCCTGGAGGCGGCGATGAAGGAGGAGGGCATCCTCACCCGCTGCTTCGCCGGCGAAGGCGTGCGCATCACGGTGACCGATGAGACGGAGACCGAGGAGCTGATCCCGGCGCTGCGCCGCGCCCTGGCCCAGCTCTAG
- a CDS encoding YhgE/Pip domain-containing protein, with translation MVNTAWKIFIRDLKRLVSVRKVWVILIGVMITPALYSWVNVAAFWDPYGNTENIKVAVVNEDRGASSPLTGSLNIGNEVVAELKENDELGWQFMSKSEADHALARGDVFSSIEIPDRFSRDLLSTFQGTYSQPQLIYRPNEKLSAVAPLITDAGASAINDQITSSFKKQLGETASKKVREEGNSISGRLDNSKNKAVTGLDDTLVTLDEGQESLDKMKGRVAGARPTIAATKDALNSAHGTLEDAKSTLAEVDKSVAIVQRMVADFSDSAGDAYAQSTAALAEGTAAANSSVAGVSSAAEQAGRQIAGASEQTTQLVDLGDRNIAQLRGLMGAAGVSPTIAGQLNATIDDLQRSNDANRQLLADLNAAGKSTSETAKVLRESSEELTQAAAAARDSAKGLNSTTGDTLPKLNRAINRLSAATGSFSGSLSSQQSLLREASNVLDGVDRQIGATTDVIDDFKCNLSSLQDGVENAKTDVLALSLGDDEAFRAVRGLNSEDIGQFMATPATLVNEPMYPVKSYGSGMAALFTNLTLWIGAFVLVVIFRVEVDTEDLGKRARRVSVSQAFWGRFLLLAAFVVGQALIVSIGNLLIGVQTVSPTLYTLTNVLVGFGYLGVIYGLVSALGHIGRGLAVGMAFIQIPGASGLYPIEMTPDFFKIVHPLLPMTYGIDAARETIGGFYGTHYWQALGVLGLMSLAFLFVGMVARRRLSHVNLILNQQLARSGLLVSDKVQVVGSGYRMADVIHALNNHEQFNEFTEERTAKVLRDTPKQIRRTAIIGLIGLAVLGVVNAVFDTERATIFAIGIAWALLIIFIIGAREYTGQSYLHAQELGDLDSDELQYVAATQAAGSKEYTFDDEHEEHLARAHAEKAGGGDAAADGGEAAGGNNGGNSDVEKQEGEN, from the coding sequence GTGGTGAACACCGCCTGGAAGATCTTTATTCGAGACCTCAAGCGTCTCGTGAGCGTCCGTAAAGTGTGGGTCATTCTCATCGGAGTCATGATCACTCCCGCGCTTTACTCCTGGGTGAACGTCGCAGCTTTCTGGGACCCCTACGGCAACACTGAAAACATCAAGGTCGCCGTCGTCAACGAAGATCGCGGCGCGTCATCGCCGCTCACGGGGTCGCTGAACATCGGCAACGAGGTCGTCGCCGAGCTCAAGGAAAACGACGAGCTCGGCTGGCAATTCATGTCCAAATCCGAGGCCGATCACGCCCTCGCCCGTGGCGACGTTTTCAGCAGCATCGAGATCCCTGACCGTTTCTCCCGGGATCTCCTCTCCACATTTCAGGGAACCTATAGCCAGCCGCAGCTGATCTACCGGCCGAACGAGAAGCTCAGCGCCGTCGCCCCGTTGATCACCGATGCCGGCGCGTCCGCGATCAACGACCAGATCACCAGCTCCTTCAAAAAGCAGCTGGGCGAGACGGCGTCCAAGAAGGTCCGGGAAGAGGGCAACAGCATCTCCGGGCGGCTCGACAACAGCAAGAACAAGGCCGTCACCGGGCTGGACGACACCCTCGTGACACTGGACGAGGGCCAGGAATCCCTGGACAAGATGAAGGGGCGCGTGGCCGGCGCCCGCCCCACCATCGCCGCCACCAAGGATGCACTGAACTCCGCTCATGGCACCCTTGAGGACGCTAAGTCCACCCTCGCGGAGGTCGATAAGTCCGTCGCGATCGTGCAGCGCATGGTCGCGGACTTCTCCGATTCCGCCGGCGACGCCTACGCCCAGAGCACTGCCGCCCTGGCTGAGGGCACAGCCGCCGCGAACTCCTCCGTTGCCGGGGTCAGCAGCGCCGCCGAGCAGGCCGGCCGACAGATCGCCGGCGCCAGCGAGCAGACCACCCAACTCGTCGACCTCGGGGACCGTAATATCGCGCAGCTCCGCGGTCTGATGGGTGCCGCGGGCGTGAGCCCGACCATCGCTGGTCAGCTCAACGCCACCATCGACGACCTGCAGCGCAGCAACGACGCCAACCGCCAGCTACTCGCAGACCTCAACGCCGCGGGCAAGAGCACCAGCGAAACCGCCAAGGTGCTGCGGGAAAGCTCCGAGGAGCTGACGCAGGCCGCAGCCGCCGCACGGGACTCCGCGAAGGGGCTGAACAGCACCACGGGAGACACGCTGCCCAAGCTCAACCGCGCGATCAACCGGCTGAGCGCGGCCACCGGCTCCTTCTCCGGGTCCTTGAGCTCCCAGCAGTCGCTGCTCAGGGAGGCCTCGAACGTCCTGGACGGCGTGGATCGGCAGATCGGCGCCACGACCGACGTCATTGATGACTTCAAGTGCAACCTCAGCAGCCTGCAGGACGGGGTCGAGAACGCGAAGACGGACGTCCTGGCCCTAAGCCTCGGCGACGACGAGGCCTTCCGCGCGGTCCGCGGGCTGAACTCCGAGGACATCGGGCAGTTCATGGCCACCCCGGCCACGCTGGTCAACGAGCCGATGTACCCGGTGAAAAGCTACGGCTCCGGAATGGCCGCCCTGTTCACGAACCTGACGCTGTGGATCGGCGCGTTCGTGCTGGTCGTCATCTTCCGCGTGGAGGTGGACACCGAGGACCTGGGTAAGAGGGCCCGCCGCGTGAGCGTCAGCCAGGCCTTCTGGGGCCGCTTCCTGCTGCTGGCAGCCTTCGTTGTGGGGCAGGCCCTGATCGTGTCCATCGGTAACCTGCTGATCGGCGTGCAGACCGTCAGCCCAACGCTGTACACGCTCACGAACGTGCTGGTCGGGTTCGGATACCTCGGGGTGATATACGGGCTTGTCTCCGCGCTGGGTCACATCGGCCGTGGCCTGGCGGTGGGTATGGCGTTCATCCAGATCCCGGGTGCCTCCGGGCTCTACCCCATCGAGATGACGCCCGACTTCTTCAAGATCGTTCACCCGTTGCTGCCGATGACCTACGGCATCGACGCCGCCCGCGAAACCATCGGCGGCTTCTACGGCACCCACTACTGGCAGGCGCTCGGGGTGCTGGGGTTGATGTCCCTGGCCTTCCTGTTCGTTGGCATGGTCGCCCGACGACGCCTGTCGCACGTGAACCTGATCCTGAACCAGCAGCTCGCCCGTTCCGGCCTGCTGGTCTCCGACAAGGTTCAGGTGGTCGGTTCCGGCTACCGGATGGCGGATGTCATCCACGCGCTGAACAACCACGAGCAGTTCAACGAGTTCACCGAGGAACGCACGGCGAAGGTGCTGCGGGACACGCCGAAGCAAATCCGCCGGACCGCCATCATCGGGCTGATCGGGCTCGCGGTGCTGGGCGTGGTCAACGCCGTCTTCGACACCGAACGCGCCACAATCTTCGCGATCGGTATCGCCTGGGCGCTGCTGATCATCTTCATCATCGGCGCGCGGGAGTACACCGGCCAGAGCTACCTGCACGCCCAGGAGCTGGGCGACCTGGATAGCGATGAGCTGCAGTACGTTGCCGCCACCCAGGCGGCCGGGTCCAAGGAATATACCTTCGACGACGAGCACGAGGAACATCTCGCGCGCGCCCACGCCGAGAAGGCCGGGGGCGGCGATGCGGCCGCCGACGGCGGCGAGGCTGCCGGTGGAAATAACGGTGGCAACAGCGACGTCGAGAAGCAGGAGGGCGAGAACTAA
- a CDS encoding SLC13 family permease codes for MSAPKNRDSENTVVERDAQDTGTTATAAAPAPEQKVDADLITERAEQEQKARRRAVVGLFVGVLLAILVYAIFPADAADVVNRAHPDAEKGPFDADALRITAAIAVLMGAWWMTEALPLAATALVPLVAFPILGVVPFKEVSPSYANPTIFLFMGGFILALGMQRWNLHRRLALRVVTLVGTKPKQMVLGFMIATGFMSMWVSNTATAVVMLPIGMSVLGLTADMVGGFSKQKKFSTALMLGIAYSASIGSLGTIIGTPPNTLMVAYLQESHDIHIGFGQWMLVGVPMAAVFMVLAWLVLITVFKPEMDQIPGGRELIQEELEKMGAMSRAEKTAGSIFLLAALAWVFVPVISDWAGWEHNIDDATIAITAAILMYMLPADGSGSRVMDWEHTKEVPWGVLLLFGGGLALSSMFDKSGLSLWIGEVARGLGGMPIVLLTAATAIVILVLTEFTSNTATAAAFLPIMGGVAVGTGLTAGNDMNVLLLTIPVALAATSAFMLPVATPPNAIAYGSGYVRIGDMVRGGLWLNLVGIVLITIVTFALAVPVFGLTL; via the coding sequence ATGAGCGCACCCAAGAATCGCGATTCGGAGAACACCGTGGTCGAACGCGATGCACAGGACACCGGCACCACGGCCACCGCGGCGGCGCCCGCCCCGGAGCAGAAGGTCGACGCCGACCTCATCACTGAGCGTGCCGAACAGGAGCAGAAGGCCCGCCGCCGCGCCGTCGTCGGCCTGTTCGTGGGCGTCCTGCTCGCCATCCTCGTCTACGCAATCTTCCCGGCCGATGCCGCGGACGTCGTGAACAGGGCGCACCCGGATGCGGAGAAGGGGCCCTTCGACGCTGACGCGCTGCGCATCACCGCCGCGATCGCCGTCCTGATGGGCGCCTGGTGGATGACCGAGGCCCTGCCGTTGGCAGCCACCGCACTGGTGCCGCTCGTGGCTTTCCCGATCCTGGGTGTGGTGCCGTTTAAGGAGGTCTCGCCCTCCTACGCCAACCCCACGATCTTCCTGTTCATGGGCGGATTCATCCTCGCGCTGGGCATGCAGCGCTGGAACCTGCACCGCCGCCTCGCGCTGCGCGTCGTGACCCTGGTGGGCACGAAGCCGAAGCAGATGGTGCTGGGCTTCATGATCGCCACCGGGTTCATGTCCATGTGGGTCTCCAACACCGCGACCGCCGTGGTAATGCTGCCGATCGGTATGTCCGTGCTGGGGCTGACCGCCGACATGGTGGGTGGCTTCTCGAAGCAGAAGAAGTTCTCCACCGCCCTGATGCTGGGTATCGCCTACTCCGCCTCCATCGGCTCGCTGGGCACCATCATCGGCACCCCGCCGAACACCCTGATGGTCGCCTACCTGCAGGAATCCCACGACATCCACATTGGTTTCGGCCAGTGGATGCTGGTCGGTGTGCCGATGGCTGCCGTGTTCATGGTGCTGGCCTGGCTCGTGCTGATCACGGTGTTCAAGCCGGAGATGGACCAGATCCCGGGTGGCCGTGAGCTCATCCAGGAGGAGCTGGAGAAGATGGGTGCGATGTCCCGCGCGGAGAAGACCGCGGGCTCCATCTTCCTGCTCGCCGCCCTGGCGTGGGTCTTCGTCCCGGTCATCTCCGACTGGGCTGGTTGGGAGCACAATATCGACGACGCCACCATCGCCATCACCGCTGCGATCCTGATGTACATGCTGCCGGCCGACGGTTCCGGTAGCCGCGTCATGGACTGGGAGCACACCAAGGAGGTCCCGTGGGGTGTGCTGCTGCTCTTCGGCGGTGGCCTGGCGCTGAGCTCCATGTTCGACAAGTCCGGCCTCTCCCTGTGGATCGGTGAGGTCGCCCGTGGCCTGGGCGGTATGCCGATCGTGCTGCTGACCGCGGCGACGGCCATCGTCATCCTGGTCCTGACGGAGTTCACGTCCAACACGGCGACGGCCGCGGCCTTCCTCCCGATCATGGGCGGCGTGGCCGTCGGCACGGGCCTGACCGCCGGCAACGACATGAACGTCCTGCTGCTGACGATCCCGGTCGCGCTGGCTGCAACCTCCGCGTTTATGCTGCCGGTCGCGACGCCGCCGAACGCGATCGCCTACGGCTCGGGTTACGTGCGCATCGGCGACATGGTGCGCGGTGGCCTGTGGCTCAACCTCGTGGGCATCGTCCTGATCACCATCGTGACCTTTGCGCTGGCTGTCCCGGTCTTCGGGCTGACGCTGTAG
- a CDS encoding diaminopimelate dehydrogenase → MATIKAGIVGYGNLGKSVEAVIKQTSDIELVGVFSRRDSLDTDAPVIPVADVAEYADKIDVLYLCLGSATDIPEQAPEFAKYACTVDTYDNHRDVARHYSAMQDVAEKAGNVAVVSTGWDPGMFSLNRVYAAAVLPGAQQNTFWGPGLSQGHSDALRRIEGVASAVQYTLPAEEALDKARRGEAEGITGKNAHKRQCFVVPESDDAALKERIENDIRTMPDYFVGYEVEVNFISQEEFDKNHTGMPHGGHVITTGELGATRTHHTVEYTLELDRNPDFTAAVQVAYGRAAHRLKESGQTGAFTVLEIAPYLLSEKSLEDMLREDV, encoded by the coding sequence ATGGCGACAATCAAGGCCGGCATCGTGGGGTACGGCAACCTCGGAAAGTCCGTCGAAGCCGTCATCAAGCAGACCAGCGACATTGAACTGGTGGGCGTCTTCTCGCGCCGCGACAGCCTCGACACCGACGCGCCGGTCATCCCTGTTGCAGACGTGGCTGAGTACGCAGACAAGATCGACGTTCTCTACCTCTGCCTCGGCTCCGCCACCGATATCCCGGAGCAGGCACCGGAGTTCGCGAAGTACGCCTGCACCGTGGACACCTACGACAATCACCGCGACGTCGCCCGCCACTACTCCGCGATGCAGGACGTCGCCGAGAAGGCTGGCAACGTCGCCGTCGTCTCCACCGGCTGGGACCCGGGCATGTTCAGCCTCAACCGCGTGTACGCAGCCGCCGTGCTGCCGGGCGCGCAGCAGAACACCTTCTGGGGCCCGGGCCTCTCCCAGGGCCACTCCGACGCCCTGCGCCGCATCGAGGGCGTTGCCTCCGCCGTCCAGTACACCCTCCCGGCCGAGGAGGCTCTGGACAAGGCTCGCCGCGGTGAGGCCGAAGGCATCACCGGCAAGAACGCCCACAAGCGCCAGTGCTTCGTCGTCCCAGAAAGCGACGACGCCGCGCTGAAGGAGCGGATCGAAAACGACATCCGCACCATGCCGGACTACTTCGTCGGCTACGAGGTTGAGGTGAACTTCATCAGCCAGGAGGAGTTCGACAAGAACCACACCGGCATGCCACACGGCGGCCACGTGATCACCACCGGTGAGCTGGGTGCGACCCGCACCCACCACACCGTGGAGTACACCCTGGAGCTGGACCGCAACCCAGACTTCACCGCAGCCGTGCAGGTCGCATACGGTCGCGCTGCCCACCGCCTGAAGGAGTCCGGCCAGACCGGCGCCTTCACCGTGCTGGAGATCGCACCGTACCTGCTGAGCGAGAAGTCCCTGGAGGACATGCTCCGCGAGGACGTCTAA
- a CDS encoding membrane protein encodes MTTPTTSQKFTRLALGTIMSIAGASHLTFARKDFQAQVPNWFPMDKDFVVLASGVAELGFGAALLGLPKQHKRTGIALAAFYTAIFPGNIAQYAERNDAFGLDTDGRRLARLFGQPVLIAAALWSAGIPHRR; translated from the coding sequence ATGACCACGCCCACCACATCCCAAAAGTTCACCCGCCTGGCCTTGGGTACCATCATGTCGATCGCCGGGGCGAGCCACCTCACGTTCGCGAGGAAGGACTTCCAGGCCCAGGTTCCCAACTGGTTCCCGATGGACAAGGACTTCGTCGTCCTCGCCTCCGGTGTAGCTGAGCTCGGGTTCGGCGCCGCGCTCCTTGGCCTCCCGAAGCAACACAAGCGCACGGGAATCGCGCTGGCGGCCTTTTATACCGCGATTTTCCCAGGAAATATCGCCCAGTACGCCGAGCGCAACGACGCCTTCGGCTTGGATACCGACGGGCGCCGGTTGGCCCGCCTGTTCGGCCAGCCTGTTCTCATCGCTGCCGCCCTCTGGTCCGCTGGCATCCCGCACCGCCGGTAG
- a CDS encoding NAD(P)H-quinone oxidoreductase, which translates to MNSTSTNTAHAIIQTDPKDPSSLEWQAIDKPQPAEGEALVRIHYAGLNRADTLQAQGHYPPPKGVTETIGLEAAGVVENPNGATKPDGTPWQEGEEVAVLLSGGGYATHAAVPAGQLMPIPKGYSLAEAASVVEVACTVWSNVADIAGLREGELALFHGGGGGIGLFATQYAHAIGAKVAVTAGSQAKLDVCRSYGADTLINYKEEDFAEVLRELGGADVILDIIGAKYLDSNVKALAMDGRMVIIGMQGGVKGELNIARLLSKRGTISATGLRYRDTEDKARIVRGTLEEMWPLLESGKISHHIDRTVPIQDAAAAHQALLAGEVTGKVVFEVPQS; encoded by the coding sequence ATGAATTCCACCAGCACAAACACCGCACACGCCATCATCCAAACCGACCCGAAGGACCCCAGCTCGCTCGAGTGGCAGGCCATCGATAAGCCCCAGCCCGCCGAGGGCGAGGCTCTGGTCCGCATCCACTACGCCGGGCTCAACCGTGCCGACACCCTGCAGGCCCAGGGGCACTACCCGCCGCCAAAGGGCGTGACGGAGACGATCGGTTTGGAGGCCGCCGGCGTCGTCGAAAATCCGAACGGCGCGACGAAGCCGGACGGCACCCCGTGGCAGGAGGGCGAGGAGGTCGCCGTCCTGCTCAGCGGTGGCGGTTACGCCACGCACGCGGCCGTCCCCGCAGGTCAGCTGATGCCGATTCCGAAGGGCTACAGCCTCGCGGAGGCCGCCAGCGTTGTAGAGGTCGCGTGCACCGTGTGGTCGAATGTCGCTGATATTGCGGGGCTGCGTGAAGGCGAGCTCGCGCTGTTCCACGGCGGCGGCGGGGGCATCGGCCTGTTCGCCACACAGTACGCGCACGCCATCGGCGCGAAGGTCGCGGTTACCGCGGGCAGCCAGGCGAAGCTCGACGTGTGCCGCAGCTACGGCGCGGACACGCTGATCAACTACAAGGAGGAAGACTTCGCGGAGGTGCTGCGCGAGCTCGGCGGCGCGGACGTCATCCTCGACATCATCGGCGCGAAGTACCTGGACTCCAATGTGAAGGCCCTCGCGATGGACGGCCGCATGGTGATCATCGGCATGCAGGGCGGGGTGAAGGGTGAGCTCAACATCGCCCGCCTGCTCAGCAAGCGCGGCACGATCTCCGCGACGGGGCTGCGTTACCGCGATACGGAGGATAAGGCCCGCATCGTGCGCGGCACCCTCGAAGAGATGTGGCCCCTGCTCGAAAGTGGGAAGATTAGCCACCACATCGATCGCACCGTCCCCATTCAGGACGCCGCCGCGGCCCATCAGGCACTGTTGGCGGGCGAGGTCACCGGCAAGGTCGTGTTCGAGGTCCCGCAGAGCTAG